GACGCTCTTGACCCAGTGCGGGTCGGCCCGCTCCAGTGCCTCCTCGTACAGCCGCTCGGCGCCGGCCGGGTCCCCGTCCAGCAGGGCCATGTCCGCCAGTCCGCGCAGCGCCGCCGCCAGGCCGGTGGGGCTGCCGGCGCGGCGGGCGAGCGCGGCGGCCTCCGCATAGTCGGCGCGGGCCGACGCCGGGTTCTCGCCGACGCGGTGGTCGGCCCGGTTGACCAGCAGGTCGGCGCTGTCCTCCAGGGCGCCGAGCTGCTCGGTGAGCGCGAGGGCCTCGTCGGTGAGCGCGACGGCCCGTACGTGGTCACCGCGCCCGCCCGCCAGACCGGCGAGGGTGTCCAGGGCCAGGGCGGTGCCCCAGCGGTCACCGAGCGCGCGAAAGCCCCGGGCGGCGGCGCCGAAGGTCTCCTCGGCCAGGGCGGCGTCCCCCTCGCCGAGGGGCCCGAAGCCCGACACGTACCGGGCTGCGGCCCGCGCCCACGGTTCGGGGCAGTCGCGCTGGGCGGAGACGAGCGCGAAGGCGCTCTGCGCGTCGGCCTCTCCCGCGTTCCGCATCATCCACAGGAACAGGCCGACGGGGTAGCGGCCCGGGCGGGCACCCGACCATGCGGCGGCCAGCGCCTGCCCGGCCGCCGCCCGGTGCCGCTGCCACACCGGCCGCCCGGCTGCGCCCGACGCCGCCAGCAGCACGCTCAGGACGTACTCCTCGCCGAGCGCGCCCCCCGTCGGCGCCTCACCCGTCCCGCCGCCGATCGCCTCGCCGATCGCCTCGCCCGGCACCGGGCCCATCGCGTCCAGGAGCCTGATCGCCTGCGGCGCCACCGAGGCGGAGATGCCCCGGATCCACAGGTAGTGCGAGGCCGCGGCGAGCAGTTCGAGGCCCGCCCGCACGTCCGGCGACTCGACCGCCCAGCGCAGGGCCGCCAGGAGGTTCCCGTGCTCGGCGGTGAGGCGGGGCAGCCACTCCAACTGCTCGGCCCGCCGCAGATGCGGGTCGGCGGTCCGCGCCAGTTCCAGGAAGCGCCCTGCATGGGCGCGCCGTACCGCATCGCGTTCGCCCGCCGCATCCAGCCGTTCTCCGCCGTAGGCGCCGATCGTCTCCAGCATCCGGTAGCGGCCGCCCGTGAACTCCAGAAGCGATTTGTCGACCAGCGCTTCCAGCGTCTCGCCGTCGGTGTCGCACACCCGCATCGCGCACTCGGCCGTCGCGCCGCCGGCGAAGACCGTGAACCGCCGTGCGGCCCGCTGCTCCGGCGCGGAGAGCAGTTCCCAGCTCCACGCGACGACCGAGCGCAGCGTCCGGTGGCGCTCGTCGGAGCCCCGGCTGCCGCGGGCCGCGACCCCGAGCCGGTCGTCCAGCCGTCCGGCGAGTTCGTCGGCGTCCAGCGTCCGGATGCGCGCCGCCGCGAGCTCGATGGCCAGGGGCAGGTCGTCGAGGGCCGCGCAGATCCGCCGCACGACCTCGGGGTCGGCGGTGAAACCGGGCCGTACGGCGCCGGCCCGCTCGGTGAAGAGCCGTACGGCCGCGTCGCCGTCGAGCGGCCGCACCGGCCAGAGGCTCTCGCCGATGATGCCGAGCGGCTCCCGGCTCGTCGCCAGGACCCGCAGCCGCGGGCAGGCCGCCAGCAGCCGCGCCGCCAGCGCCGCGATCTCGTCGACGACGTGCTCGCAGTTGTCCAGGACGAGCAGGACCATCCGGTCCGACAGCGCTGCGATCAGGCGGTCGACCGGCGTCTGCCCGCTGTCGCCCGTGCTCAGCCCGGCGGTGCGCAGGCCGAGCGCGCTCAGCAGCGCCTGCGGCAGGCCGGCGCCGTCGCGCAGCGGGGCCAGCTCCACGAAGCACACCTCGTCCGGCGCGGCCCCGGTGCCGGCGGCCCCCGCGACCTCCACGGACAACCGGGTCTTGCCGACGCCGCCGGGACCCGTCAGCGTGACCAGCCGGGCCGTCCGCAGCAGACCCGCGACCTCGGCCACCTCGCCGGCGCGCCCGACGAACGCCGTCAGCTGCGCGGGCGGCGCGGTGGGGGCCGGCGCCGGGTCGGCGCTCAGCAACTCGCGGTGCAGTGCCATCAGTTCGGGGGAGGGGTCGGTGCCCAGCTCGTCGGCCAGATGCCGCCGGGTCTCCTCGTACGCCACCAGCGCGGCGGCCGGGCCCCCCTCGGCGAACAGTGCCCGGATCAGCAGCCCCGCCAGCCGTTCCCGCAGCGGATGGCGGCCGACCAGTTCGCGCAGCTCGGGTACGGCGCCGGGGTGCCCGCCGAGCAGGCCCTCGGCCTCGATCCGGTCTTCGAGCGCCCCGAGCCGGCGCTCTTCCAGACGTACGGCGGCAGGTCGGGCGCCCTCGCTCTCGGCGAGGCCGGCCAGGGCCGGTCCCCGCCACAGCCCCAGCGCCTCGCGCAGCAGCGTGACGGCCCGCTCGGCGTCGCCGGCGCGCAGCGCGGCCCGTCCCTCCCGGGCCAGCCGCTCGAACCGGCAGGCGTCCACGTCCTCCTGCGCAACCACGAGCCGGTAGCCGGCTCCGGCCTGCTCGATCGAGGCCCCCGGACCGAGGGCCTTGCGCAGCCGGGACACCTGGGACTGGAGGGCGTGCGCCGAGAGCGTCCCGTCCGGGTCGACGGCGTCGGCCAGCCGGTCGGCCGACACGGCCTCTCCCGGGTGGGTCAGCAGGAGGGCCAGCAGGGCGCGGCGGGCCGGTCCGCCCAGCGGAACCTCGGCCCCGTCGTCGTGCCACGCCCGGGTCTCACCGAGGATTCCGAACAGCATGCCGGTGATTATCCACCGGAGCCGATCAGTTGATCAGCTGATCGGCCGATCAGACGTGGGCGATCGGGCCGAGGTAGGTGCCGCCCGAGACGTCGATCGTCTGGCCGGTCACCCACCGGCCCTGCGGGCTCGCCAGGAACCCGACGACATCGGCGACGTCCTCGGGTTCGCCGAGCCGGCCGAGCGCGGTGATCGATTCCAGTCCGGCGACCACCTCGGGGACGGAGGTGTAGCCGGCGGTCATGTCGGTCCGTACCGCGCCGGGTGCGACGGTGTTCACCGTGATGCCCCGGCTGCCGAGCTCGTTGGCCAGCGACGGCGTCATCGACTCCAGCGCCGCCTTGCTGATGGTGTAGCCGATCTGCGTGGAGACGGCGAACCGGCTGGCGGTCGACCCCATGTTGACGATGCGGCCGCCGTCGTTCAGCAGCGGCAGCGCGCGCTGGACCACGAAGAACGGCGTGCTGACGTTGACGGCGAGCAGCCGGTCGAGTTCCTCGGGGGTGACGTGCGCGATCGGGTTGCCGGAGCTGATGCCCGCGTTGTTGACGAGGATGTCCAGCCCGCGCCCCGCCAGCCCCGCGGTCAGGCCCTCGAACAGCCGGTCCACGGCCCCGTCCTCGCCGAACCGGGCCCGGACCGCGAACGCCCGACCGCCCGCCGCCTCGATCTGCGCCACGGCTTGCGAGGCGGCCGCGTCGTTGCCGCCGTAGTGGACGGCGACCAGCGCGCCCTCGGCCGCGAGCCGCAGTGCGACCGCCCGGCCGATCCCGCGCGAACCGCCCGTGACCAGCGCCGTCTTGCCGTTCAACGCGCCCATGCCCGTGCCCGTGCCTGTGCCCATGCCCGTGCCCGTGCCTGTGCCTGTGCCCGTGCCCGTGTTCGTCCCCATGGTCCTGCCCCTGCCTCAGCGGCCGGTCCTCGGTGGATCCGGCGATGGGGCAACAGTGGCGGCGGCGGCTCACCGCACGCTCACCGCCGGCTCACCGGCTCACCGGCTCACCGGGTCGCCGCCGACCCGCCGCCGATGGGCCGCTCAGACCTTGGGCAGCGCCTCGTACTGGAGGGCCAGCCCGTCCAGCAAGGCGGCCAGGCCCGTCTCGAACGCGCCCTCGTCCACCTCGCGCTGACGCTCGGCCAGCAGGTGGGCCTGGCCCAGGTGGGGGTAGTCCGACGGGTCGTACGCCGCCTCGTCGTCCACGAAACCCCGGGCGAAGGAACCCACCGCCGAGCCCAGGATGAAGTACCGCATCAGCGCACCGATCCGGGTCGCCTGCGCCGGGGGCCACCCTGCGGCCGTCATGGCGCCGAACACCGCGTCCGCCAGCCGCAGTCCGGCCGGGCGCCGACCCGGACCGCGCGCCAGCACCGGCACGATGTTCGGATGGTCGGACAGCGCGTCCCGGTACGAGTGCGCCCAGTCGTGCAGGGCGGCCTGCCAGTCCCGGCCCGCCCCCGGCTCGAACATCGACAAGTCGACCCGCGCGCTCACCGCGTCCGCGACCGCGTCCAGGATCTCGTCCTTCGTGCGGAAGTGGTTGTAGAGGGAGGGCCCGCTGACCCCCAGCGCGGCCGCCAGCCGCCGCGTCGACACCGCCTCCAGCCCCTCCGCGTCCACCAGCGCACCCGCCGCCGCCACGATGCGGTCTCGGCTGAGGAGGGGCTTGCGCGGTCTGGCCATGCGCCACATAGTAGGGCCTGCCCGCCATAAACTACCGGTGCTAGTTAAAGCGCGCCGGTCCACGCCGCCACACCC
The Streptomyces sp. NBC_01296 DNA segment above includes these coding regions:
- a CDS encoding SDR family NAD(P)-dependent oxidoreductase; translated protein: MGALNGKTALVTGGSRGIGRAVALRLAAEGALVAVHYGGNDAAASQAVAQIEAAGGRAFAVRARFGEDGAVDRLFEGLTAGLAGRGLDILVNNAGISSGNPIAHVTPEELDRLLAVNVSTPFFVVQRALPLLNDGGRIVNMGSTASRFAVSTQIGYTISKAALESMTPSLANELGSRGITVNTVAPGAVRTDMTAGYTSVPEVVAGLESITALGRLGEPEDVADVVGFLASPQGRWVTGQTIDVSGGTYLGPIAHV
- a CDS encoding BTAD domain-containing putative transcriptional regulator codes for the protein MLFGILGETRAWHDDGAEVPLGGPARRALLALLLTHPGEAVSADRLADAVDPDGTLSAHALQSQVSRLRKALGPGASIEQAGAGYRLVVAQEDVDACRFERLAREGRAALRAGDAERAVTLLREALGLWRGPALAGLAESEGARPAAVRLEERRLGALEDRIEAEGLLGGHPGAVPELRELVGRHPLRERLAGLLIRALFAEGGPAAALVAYEETRRHLADELGTDPSPELMALHRELLSADPAPAPTAPPAQLTAFVGRAGEVAEVAGLLRTARLVTLTGPGGVGKTRLSVEVAGAAGTGAAPDEVCFVELAPLRDGAGLPQALLSALGLRTAGLSTGDSGQTPVDRLIAALSDRMVLLVLDNCEHVVDEIAALAARLLAACPRLRVLATSREPLGIIGESLWPVRPLDGDAAVRLFTERAGAVRPGFTADPEVVRRICAALDDLPLAIELAAARIRTLDADELAGRLDDRLGVAARGSRGSDERHRTLRSVVAWSWELLSAPEQRAARRFTVFAGGATAECAMRVCDTDGETLEALVDKSLLEFTGGRYRMLETIGAYGGERLDAAGERDAVRRAHAGRFLELARTADPHLRRAEQLEWLPRLTAEHGNLLAALRWAVESPDVRAGLELLAAASHYLWIRGISASVAPQAIRLLDAMGPVPGEAIGEAIGGGTGEAPTGGALGEEYVLSVLLAASGAAGRPVWQRHRAAAGQALAAAWSGARPGRYPVGLFLWMMRNAGEADAQSAFALVSAQRDCPEPWARAAARYVSGFGPLGEGDAALAEETFGAAARGFRALGDRWGTALALDTLAGLAGGRGDHVRAVALTDEALALTEQLGALEDSADLLVNRADHRVGENPASARADYAEAAALARRAGSPTGLAAALRGLADMALLDGDPAGAERLYEEALERADPHWVKSVGTRVRTLAGLGRTAEARGDRAAARARYRAAAEAASGTGADTREALHLLGLPANVAERVVEAVSAR
- a CDS encoding TetR/AcrR family transcriptional regulator produces the protein MARPRKPLLSRDRIVAAAGALVDAEGLEAVSTRRLAAALGVSGPSLYNHFRTKDEILDAVADAVSARVDLSMFEPGAGRDWQAALHDWAHSYRDALSDHPNIVPVLARGPGRRPAGLRLADAVFGAMTAAGWPPAQATRIGALMRYFILGSAVGSFARGFVDDEAAYDPSDYPHLGQAHLLAERQREVDEGAFETGLAALLDGLALQYEALPKV